Proteins from a genomic interval of Rubinisphaera italica:
- a CDS encoding peptidoglycan D,D-transpeptidase FtsI family protein yields the protein MTDEPDPSISLRTSRLKILSAGVVLLWGLIVVHLIGLHWTQSQRMKSRVDQQQTLVETIRARPGDILDRNGQLLATSIDTESLYAVPRRIDNFKTFAETIAPLINRDADELRLQLESQKEKGFFWLERRIDPKVADDIRALDLPKETYGFDREFRRYYPNQALASHILGMRDIDGEGRGGMEQKYDELLRGKDGKRTLVRDARNRAIHLYEHENERVEHGQTIHLTLDIQIQRLVEKQLDEIMTEWQPIGCTAVICEPKSGDILAIASRPTYNPADPTTFSDEAWLNRAVNWSYEPGSTMKPLIVAWALQQDLVSVNSRFHGHWGEYRMGPRVLHDSHAYGEMSLAEVLIKSSNIGMAQIGERLTNSGLHQALQQFGFGYRTGLGLPGELTGFVRPLNQWNHYSTGSIPMGQELTVTPLQMLMAHAALANRGEFQQPRLVMKAGHSTATEKSAQLSMPLIDPVLADWVIRDPMRRVLTEGTGQRVDVDGLDIFGKTGTSQVYDPELGTYSPTKTVCSFVCGIPTQNPELIVLVAVDQPTQGTSHYGSNVAAPAAVKMLKKAYGLRHIDVAEQPKVIR from the coding sequence ATGACCGATGAACCGGATCCTTCGATTTCGCTGCGAACCAGCCGTCTGAAAATCCTTTCGGCTGGTGTGGTGCTTCTCTGGGGGCTGATTGTCGTTCATCTGATTGGCCTGCACTGGACCCAGTCTCAGCGTATGAAATCGCGAGTCGATCAGCAGCAGACTCTCGTCGAAACCATTCGAGCTCGTCCCGGCGATATTCTTGATCGTAACGGCCAACTATTGGCGACCAGCATCGATACCGAAAGTCTGTATGCTGTCCCGCGCCGGATTGATAATTTCAAGACGTTTGCGGAGACGATCGCTCCCCTCATCAATCGCGATGCTGATGAACTCCGACTGCAACTTGAATCGCAGAAAGAAAAAGGCTTCTTCTGGCTGGAACGGAGAATCGATCCCAAAGTTGCCGATGATATTCGAGCCTTGGATCTTCCCAAAGAAACGTACGGATTCGACCGCGAATTTCGACGCTATTATCCCAATCAGGCACTAGCCAGTCACATTCTTGGCATGCGCGATATCGATGGCGAAGGTCGCGGCGGGATGGAGCAGAAATATGATGAACTGCTCCGTGGTAAAGATGGCAAACGAACTCTCGTTCGCGATGCCCGGAACCGGGCGATTCATCTCTACGAACATGAAAACGAACGTGTCGAGCACGGACAAACGATACACCTCACTCTCGATATCCAGATTCAAAGGCTCGTCGAAAAACAATTGGACGAGATCATGACCGAATGGCAGCCCATCGGCTGCACAGCCGTCATTTGCGAGCCGAAGTCAGGAGACATCCTGGCCATCGCGTCGCGACCAACCTACAACCCGGCTGATCCCACAACCTTCTCCGATGAAGCCTGGCTCAATCGGGCAGTCAACTGGAGTTACGAGCCGGGCTCGACAATGAAACCACTCATCGTTGCCTGGGCTTTGCAGCAGGATCTCGTTTCCGTCAATTCCCGCTTTCACGGGCATTGGGGCGAGTATCGCATGGGGCCGCGAGTTCTGCACGATTCTCATGCTTACGGCGAGATGTCGCTAGCCGAAGTGCTGATCAAATCGAGCAATATCGGCATGGCTCAAATTGGCGAACGTCTTACAAATTCGGGATTACATCAAGCATTACAACAATTCGGCTTCGGTTACCGCACCGGCCTCGGCTTGCCGGGAGAACTGACCGGGTTTGTCCGTCCGTTAAACCAGTGGAATCACTATTCAACCGGCTCAATTCCGATGGGGCAGGAACTCACCGTCACTCCACTGCAAATGCTGATGGCTCACGCCGCTCTGGCGAACCGGGGAGAATTCCAGCAACCCCGACTCGTGATGAAAGCCGGCCATTCGACTGCCACCGAAAAATCGGCTCAACTCTCGATGCCCTTGATCGATCCGGTCCTCGCCGACTGGGTCATCCGCGATCCGATGCGCCGCGTTCTAACCGAAGGAACCGGCCAGCGTGTCGATGTTGATGGCCTCGACATCTTCGGCAAAACGGGAACCTCTCAGGTGTACGATCCCGAACTCGGAACGTACTCGCCAACCAAAACCGTCTGCTCATTTGTCTGCGGCATTCCGACACAAAATCCCGAATTGATTGTCCTGGTTGCAGTCGATCAACCAACTCAGGGAACCAGCCACTACGGCTCCAACGTCGCCGCTCCGGCAGCCGTCAAAATGCTGAAAAAAGCGTATGGCCTGCGGCATATTGATGTCGCTGAGCAACCCAAAGTGATCCGTTGA
- a CDS encoding dual specificity protein phosphatase family protein: MIPIPDSKLWIGNASDARNLQEIRKLDIRAVFLLAYEEPIFNYPRDLTVIRLPLLDGGENDFFNLDIAVRSLISLIRNDIQTLVTCSMGMSRSPVIISAALAKHHSQPFDEVLSSVCRSMPSDVSPGFYQYVRSVFDQLI; this comes from the coding sequence ATGATCCCCATACCAGACTCAAAACTGTGGATCGGAAATGCAAGTGATGCTCGAAATCTGCAGGAAATTCGGAAGCTGGATATTCGAGCAGTTTTTCTGTTGGCATACGAAGAACCGATCTTCAATTACCCTCGCGACTTGACTGTGATCCGTCTTCCGTTACTCGATGGCGGTGAAAATGATTTTTTCAATCTGGATATCGCCGTAAGATCTCTGATCAGCTTGATCCGAAATGATATCCAGACTCTGGTGACATGCAGCATGGGAATGAGTCGCTCACCAGTCATTATTTCTGCCGCGTTGGCGAAACATCATTCGCAGCCATTTGATGAAGTGTTGTCTTCTGTTTGCAGAAGCATGCCGAGTGATGTTTCACCAGGGTTTTATCAATATGTTCGATCAGTATTTGATCAGTTGATCTGA
- a CDS encoding DUF6677 family protein — protein MSAHKPASNPETIDLKTPWLAALLSWLIPGAGQLYQRRYVKAFIFSFCILGSFFYGVALGEGRPVYSAYYEQREDQIFRKRNYGYLSQVLLGISTMPALIQSKRFEASQSDTSLEGPLNSAFVGTITGEPGQSATVSGTIQLQKEPGMLGPEIRGTLSGTNEATGDVFAVDLTEFEPGQDRLTLGPKISANPQRKVFMRVENVTAGNIAPGSRLLGYAERPFLDWYQVPLQDEELRDLNARLGKRWELAMVFTWIAGLLNILCIWDAFEGPAYGFRPRVVQEDEPKPAST, from the coding sequence ATGTCTGCCCATAAACCTGCCTCAAATCCTGAAACCATTGATCTGAAGACACCCTGGCTGGCTGCGTTACTTTCGTGGCTGATTCCCGGGGCTGGTCAGTTGTATCAGCGGCGATATGTGAAAGCCTTTATTTTCAGCTTTTGCATTCTCGGCTCCTTCTTTTATGGCGTCGCTCTGGGTGAAGGGCGTCCCGTCTATTCCGCGTATTACGAGCAGCGGGAAGATCAGATTTTCCGCAAACGGAATTACGGATATCTTTCCCAGGTTCTGCTCGGGATTTCGACAATGCCCGCTCTGATTCAATCCAAGCGGTTCGAAGCTTCTCAGAGTGATACCAGCCTCGAAGGACCATTGAATTCGGCTTTTGTCGGAACAATCACCGGAGAACCAGGTCAGAGTGCAACCGTCTCTGGCACGATTCAACTCCAAAAAGAGCCCGGCATGCTGGGCCCCGAAATTCGAGGAACCTTGTCAGGAACAAACGAGGCAACCGGGGATGTCTTCGCTGTCGATCTCACTGAATTTGAGCCGGGACAGGATCGACTCACACTGGGACCTAAGATCTCAGCCAATCCGCAACGAAAAGTTTTTATGCGGGTCGAGAACGTCACTGCCGGTAATATCGCACCGGGGTCCCGTCTGCTCGGTTATGCAGAGCGGCCGTTCCTGGACTGGTATCAGGTTCCCCTGCAGGATGAAGAACTCCGCGATTTAAATGCCCGTCTCGGCAAACGCTGGGAGCTGGCGATGGTCTTTACCTGGATCGCAGGCTTACTAAATATCCTGTGCATCTGGGATGCCTTCGAAGGCCCCGCTTACGGATTCCGCCCACGCGTAGTTCAGGAAGATGAGCCGAAACCAGCCTCAACTTAA
- a CDS encoding sulfatase, translating to MKSILLCSLFSALLSISSLAEAKSPNFVFILVDDLGKQDLGIEGSEFYETPNIDSLAQKSMRFDRGYSACQVCSPSRAAIQTGKTPARLHITDYIAVRRNNQPEKWGRNTKLLPAEYKPELPLSETTIAEALKEQGYHTFFAGKWHLGGDGHTPSEQGYDVNKGGYHFGTPPGGYHSPYNNPKLSNDEPGSELPIRLGKETAKFIEDNAKSDEPFFAMLSFYSVHGPIQCSQNRWEKFQAKAEKMGLTNRTEPRFLLDRTQEVRQVQDHPVYAGMMAALDDAVGLVLESLKKNGLEEETVVIFTSDNGGVSSGDGYATSCLPYRGGKGRQWEGGTRQPFYIYWPGVTTGQKTEVPAIGMDFYPTILDIAGIPLKPDQHVDGISLVPVLKGKSVEDRELFWHYPHYGNQGGEPSAMVVDGDWKLIHYFEDGRNELYNISDDIGEQTDISERYPDRVEELSASLNNWQKEVGADFPSRNQKYNEQAHARSLENLEEKGLPRREQEHANYLKPDFKPNGGWWDQRGR from the coding sequence ATGAAATCCATTTTGCTTTGCAGTCTCTTCAGTGCCCTTTTAAGTATTTCCTCACTAGCCGAGGCCAAGTCGCCGAATTTTGTCTTCATTCTGGTGGATGATCTGGGCAAGCAGGATCTGGGAATTGAAGGCTCGGAGTTCTACGAAACACCGAATATCGATTCGCTGGCTCAAAAAAGTATGCGATTTGATCGAGGCTACTCGGCCTGTCAGGTTTGCAGTCCTTCCCGGGCCGCCATTCAAACCGGAAAGACGCCCGCCCGTCTGCACATCACCGATTACATTGCAGTCAGACGCAACAATCAACCGGAAAAATGGGGACGGAATACCAAGTTATTGCCGGCTGAATACAAACCCGAATTGCCACTCTCGGAAACAACAATCGCTGAGGCTCTAAAAGAGCAGGGGTATCACACATTTTTTGCCGGCAAATGGCATCTCGGTGGTGATGGACATACCCCTTCTGAACAGGGATATGATGTCAACAAAGGAGGATATCACTTTGGCACGCCGCCGGGGGGATATCATTCGCCCTATAATAATCCCAAGCTGAGCAACGATGAACCGGGATCAGAATTGCCGATTCGTCTCGGAAAGGAAACTGCGAAGTTCATTGAGGACAACGCCAAATCCGACGAGCCCTTCTTTGCCATGCTGTCGTTCTATTCCGTGCATGGACCGATTCAATGCAGTCAGAATCGTTGGGAAAAGTTTCAGGCCAAAGCCGAGAAAATGGGACTGACGAATCGGACCGAGCCTCGATTTCTTCTCGATCGAACGCAGGAAGTTCGACAGGTCCAGGATCATCCCGTTTATGCCGGCATGATGGCTGCGCTCGATGATGCGGTCGGGCTTGTACTGGAATCGTTAAAGAAAAATGGACTGGAAGAGGAGACCGTCGTCATCTTTACTTCCGATAACGGAGGCGTCTCTTCGGGAGATGGGTATGCCACCAGTTGTCTCCCCTATCGCGGCGGTAAAGGTCGACAATGGGAAGGGGGAACCCGACAACCGTTTTACATTTATTGGCCCGGCGTCACGACTGGTCAAAAAACGGAAGTCCCTGCAATCGGCATGGATTTTTATCCGACCATTCTCGATATCGCAGGCATTCCACTCAAGCCAGATCAGCATGTGGATGGTATCAGTCTCGTGCCAGTTTTAAAGGGCAAGTCTGTCGAAGATCGCGAACTGTTCTGGCATTATCCGCACTACGGCAATCAGGGAGGCGAGCCCTCAGCGATGGTTGTCGATGGTGACTGGAAGCTGATTCATTACTTCGAAGATGGCCGAAATGAACTCTACAATATTTCCGATGATATCGGAGAACAGACCGATATTTCCGAGCGATATCCTGATCGTGTCGAGGAACTTTCAGCCTCTCTTAACAACTGGCAGAAGGAAGTGGGGGCAGACTTCCCCAGCCGAAATCAGAAATACAATGAGCAGGCACATGCACGATCCTTAGAGAATCTCGAAGAAAAAGGTCTGCCTCGACGAGAGCAGGAGCATGCGAATTATCTCAAGCCGGACTTCAAGCCGAACGGCGGCTGGTGGGATCAACGAGGCCGGTAA
- a CDS encoding phytanoyl-CoA dioxygenase family protein codes for MRIISSRTSSRTAAGGINEAGKTMTPIASIIEHVQQIERDGYAILGNVFCEEELAQIRKQIASAFASTSDSVRHRNGDVYAVRNVLSIYPAARSLWKKQPLLNLLERTLGKEYGLVRGLFFDKPPMQTWALPWHKDLLIAVQQESVKSDRYSRPRLRIGVPHSEPPLEVLQSMLTLRIHLDDMTAENGPLEVLPGSHHTGKDFRVAGFREEQLTCKSGDVLAIRPLVVHSSGRSHPETDQHRRILHLEFSGLKELPSGIKWWEFYD; via the coding sequence ATGCGAATTATCTCAAGCCGGACTTCAAGCCGAACGGCGGCTGGTGGGATCAACGAGGCCGGTAAGACGATGACTCCAATTGCCAGTATCATTGAGCACGTTCAACAGATTGAACGGGATGGCTATGCGATCCTCGGCAATGTCTTCTGTGAAGAAGAACTCGCACAGATTCGCAAGCAGATTGCTTCAGCATTCGCGTCAACATCCGATTCCGTTCGGCACCGAAATGGAGACGTGTATGCGGTTCGCAATGTGCTTTCGATATATCCCGCTGCAAGAAGTCTCTGGAAGAAACAGCCCTTATTAAATTTGCTCGAACGGACACTCGGAAAAGAATACGGCCTCGTCCGTGGTTTATTCTTCGACAAACCGCCCATGCAAACCTGGGCCTTGCCGTGGCACAAAGATTTACTCATTGCTGTCCAGCAGGAAAGTGTAAAGTCGGATCGCTATTCCAGACCTCGACTGCGAATTGGAGTGCCCCATTCGGAACCACCGCTGGAGGTGCTGCAGTCAATGTTGACACTGCGGATTCACCTCGATGACATGACCGCCGAAAACGGTCCTCTGGAAGTTTTGCCGGGCTCACATCATACAGGCAAAGATTTTCGCGTGGCCGGTTTCCGAGAAGAACAATTGACCTGCAAATCGGGCGACGTACTTGCGATTCGGCCTCTGGTCGTTCATTCCAGCGGTCGCTCACATCCCGAGACGGACCAACATCGTCGGATTCTACACCTGGAATTCAGCGGCCTGAAAGAGTTGCCCAGCGGCATAAAATGGTGGGAGTTTTATGATTAA
- a CDS encoding ThuA domain-containing protein translates to MSMRIRALSLLAICLSLGVITGTSHAEEKKLSVLLVDGQNNHKWEVTSPILIDILESTNRFTVDRATSPAKGEDLSGFRPNFSEYDVVVSNYNGELWPEQTRKEFVEYVMNGGGFVSVHAANNAFSQWPEYNLLIGVGGWGGRNEKSGPYIRFRDDKMILDKTPGNGGSHGSRHEFVVTTFDEDHPIMKGLPSAWMHSEDELYDRLRGPARNLHVLATAYSDPETRGSGEIEPMLMVLEHKKGRVFHTVLGHDPTAMSCVGFQTTLQRGTEWAATGKVTLTDVPKNFPTATECKTRTFE, encoded by the coding sequence ATGTCGATGCGAATTCGAGCCCTTTCCCTTTTGGCAATTTGCTTGAGCCTGGGAGTGATCACAGGAACCTCTCACGCAGAAGAGAAGAAGTTATCCGTCCTGCTGGTCGATGGCCAGAACAATCATAAATGGGAAGTGACTTCACCTATTCTGATTGACATTCTGGAGTCGACGAATCGGTTTACTGTCGATCGGGCCACATCTCCCGCTAAGGGTGAGGATCTATCGGGCTTCCGTCCGAACTTTTCTGAATACGATGTCGTCGTCTCCAACTACAATGGGGAATTGTGGCCGGAACAAACCCGCAAAGAGTTCGTCGAATACGTGATGAATGGCGGCGGTTTTGTTTCTGTTCACGCGGCTAACAACGCGTTTTCACAATGGCCGGAATACAATCTGTTGATTGGCGTCGGCGGCTGGGGGGGACGGAATGAGAAATCTGGACCTTACATTCGCTTTCGCGACGACAAAATGATTCTCGATAAGACGCCTGGCAACGGCGGCAGCCACGGATCCCGACACGAATTTGTCGTGACGACGTTCGATGAAGATCATCCGATCATGAAAGGACTGCCTTCTGCATGGATGCACAGTGAAGACGAACTTTATGATCGCCTCCGCGGGCCTGCTCGAAATTTGCACGTGCTGGCGACTGCCTATTCCGATCCCGAAACGCGTGGTTCCGGAGAAATCGAACCGATGCTAATGGTTCTCGAACATAAAAAAGGACGCGTCTTTCATACCGTCCTTGGACACGATCCTACAGCCATGAGCTGCGTTGGCTTCCAGACAACTCTGCAACGTGGCACCGAATGGGCGGCAACTGGCAAAGTCACTTTGACGGATGTTCCCAAAAACTTCCCAACTGCAACCGAATGTAAAACCCGTACCTTCGAATAA